A portion of the Malania oleifera isolate guangnan ecotype guangnan chromosome 3, ASM2987363v1, whole genome shotgun sequence genome contains these proteins:
- the LOC131150832 gene encoding thermospermine synthase ACAULIS5, with translation MGEAVPEFFLPSAGFSKLRGDVERPNPKLDVGDDSDDNNKCCWFEEVIDEDLKWSFVLKSVLYKGTSEYQDIALLDTKRFGKVLVIDGKMQSAESDEFIYHECLIHPPLLSHPRPKTVFIMGGGEGSAAREVLRHSSIEKVVMSDIDQEVVDFCRRFLTVNQEAFSDKKLDLVINDAKAELEGRNEKFDIIVGDLADPMEGGPCYQLYTKSFYEKILKPKLHDNGIFVTQAGPAGVFTHKEVFSSIYNTIKQVFKYVVAYTAHVPSFADTWGWVMASDEPFCINAEELDDRIENRIKGELLYLSGASLLSSTVMNKNVSLSLLNETHVYTEEDARFIHGHGVAYRG, from the exons ATGGGCGAAGCCGTTCCTGAGTTCTTCCTCCCTTCCGCCGGTTTCTCCAAGCTCCGCGGCGACGTCGAACGGCCGAACCCGAAGCTCGACGTCGGCGATGATTCCGATGACAATAACAAATGTTGTTGGTTCGAGGAAGTCATCGATGAAGATCTCAAATGGTCTTTTGTTTTGAAAAG TGTACTATACAAAGGGACTAGCGAATACCAAGACATAGCTCTTCTCGACACAAAGCGCTTCGGAAAG GTATTGGTGATAGACGGGAAAATGCAAAGCGCGGAATCAGATGAATTTATTTACCATGAATGTTTGATCCATCCGCCTCTCTTATCCCACCCTCG CCCGAAAACGGTTTTTATAATGGGAGGCGGAGAAGGGTCAGCTGCAAGGGAGGTCCTTCGGCACAGCTCTATAGAAAAAGTAGTCATGTCTGATATTGATCAG GAGGTGGTGGACTTTTGCCGTCGATTTTTAACAGTGAATCAGGAGGCTTTTAGCGACAAGAAGCTTGACCTCGTCATTAATGATGCCAA GGCTGAGCTAGAAGGGAGGAATGAGAAATTTGATATCATAGTGGGAGACTTAGCAGACCCCATGGAAGGAGGGCCTTGCTACCAACTCTACACAAAGTCATTCTATGAGAAAATTCTCAAGCCTAAGCTTCATGACAATGGCATCTTTGTTACACAG GCAGGCCCAGCAGGTGTGTTCACACACAAGGAGGTATTCTCATCTATATACAACACAATCAAACAAGTCTTCAAGT ATGTGGTTGCATACACAGCTCATGTACCCTCCTTTGCAGATACATGGGGATGGGTTATG GCTTCCGACGAACCTTTCTGCATAAATGCTGAGGAATTAGACGACAGAATTGAGAATAGGATCAAAGGGGAACTACTTTACTTGAGTGGTGCTTCTCTGCTCTCCTCCACTGTCATGAATAAGAATGTGTCCCTCTC GTTGTTGAATGAAACTCATGTGTACACAGAGGAAGATGCAAGATTTATCCATGGACATGGGGTGGCTTACCGCGGTTGA